In the Anser cygnoides isolate HZ-2024a breed goose chromosome 27, Taihu_goose_T2T_genome, whole genome shotgun sequence genome, one interval contains:
- the LOC106044958 gene encoding ceramide synthase 4-like isoform X1, translating into MGLLEEFWHHKYWLPPGATWEDMKESADIHYPKPQDLLLCIPGALILIIIRYIFERTIALPLGRRLGVSNRPRPKAQPNATLEDFYNLVGRTPKEGDLISLAKQNDLPVKKVEAWFRHRRAQDRPRLMKKFCEASWRFTFYFTSFFSGLALLYDKPWFWDHTVCWLSFPQQPLLPALGWFYLLELSFYCSLVATLPFDVKRKDFKEQIIHHIATITLIFVSYCANLIRFGMIVMLVHDASDYILELAKMLHYMKWKWVCEAVFVVFAVVFISSRLVIFPLITYYYFVTKFQMFLLSCLINAFLMILQLLHIFWSYLILQMVFGVILHGAKRKDARSDTEESDKSEAEDLAKSKE; encoded by the exons ATGGGACTGTTAGAGGAGTTCTGGCACCACAAGTACTGGCTGCCACCTGGAGCTACCTGGGAAGACATGAAGGAGTCTGCTGACATTCACTACCCAAAGCCTCAGGACCTCTTGCTCTGCATCCCTGGTGCCCTGATCCTGATCATTATCCGATACATCTTTGAAAG AACCATAGCTCTACccctgggcaggaggctgggtgtGAGCAACAGGCCGAGGCCCAAAGCTCAGCCCAATGCCACACTGGAAGACTTCTACAATCTGGTGGGCAGGACCCCAAAGGAG GGGGACCTGATCTCGCTGGCCAAGCAAAATGACCTGCCAGTCAAAAAAGTGGAGGCCTGGTTCCGGCACCGGAGGGCCCAGGACCGTCCCAGACTGATGAAGAAGTTCTGTGAGGCAAG ctGGAGATTTACATTCTATTTCACATCATTCTTCTCTGGGCTGGCTCTTCTGTATGAT AAGCCTTGGTTTTGGGACCACACCGTGTGCTGGCTGAGCTTTCCACAGCAG CCTCTCCTGCCTGCACTGGGCTGGTTCTACCTGTTGGAGCTCTCTTTCTACTGCTCACTGGTTGCCACCCTGCCTTTTGATGTGAAGAGGAAG GACTTCAAGGAACAGATCATCCACCACATCGCCACCATCACCCTGATCTTTGTCTCCTACTGTGCCAACCTTATACGGTTTGGGATGATAGTCATGCTGGTCCATGATGCCTCTGATTATATTTTAGAG CTGGCCAAGATGCTCCATTACATGAAATGGAAGTGGGTCTGTGAAGCagtctttgttgtttttgctgtggTGTTCATCAGTTCCCGGCTTGTCATTTTCCCGTTAAT CACATACTATTACTTTGTGACAAAATTTCAGATGTTCCTCCTAAGCTGTCTGATAAATGCTTTCCTGATGATCCTGCAGTTGTTGCACATTTTTTGGTCCTATCTAATCCTCCAGATGGTCTTCGGTGTCATCCTCCATGGTGCG aaaagaaaagatgcaagaaGTGACACTGAGGAAAGCGACAAGAGTGAAGCAGAAGatctggcaaagagcaaagagtAA
- the LOC106044958 gene encoding ceramide synthase 4-like isoform X3, with protein MGLLEEFWHHKYWLPPGATWEDMKESADIHYPKPQDLLLCIPGALILIIIRYIFERTIALPLGRRLGVSNRPRPKAQPNATLEDFYNLVGRTPKEGDLISLAKQNDLPVKKVEAWFRHRRAQDRPRLMKKFCEASWRFTFYFTSFFSGLALLYDKPWFWDHTVCWLSFPQQPLLPALGWFYLLELSFYCSLVATLPFDVKRKDFKEQIIHHIATITLIFVSYCANLIRFGMIVMLVHDASDYILEHILLLCDKISDVPPKLSDKCFPDDPAVVAHFLVLSNPPDGLRCHPPWCEKKRCKK; from the exons ATGGGACTGTTAGAGGAGTTCTGGCACCACAAGTACTGGCTGCCACCTGGAGCTACCTGGGAAGACATGAAGGAGTCTGCTGACATTCACTACCCAAAGCCTCAGGACCTCTTGCTCTGCATCCCTGGTGCCCTGATCCTGATCATTATCCGATACATCTTTGAAAG AACCATAGCTCTACccctgggcaggaggctgggtgtGAGCAACAGGCCGAGGCCCAAAGCTCAGCCCAATGCCACACTGGAAGACTTCTACAATCTGGTGGGCAGGACCCCAAAGGAG GGGGACCTGATCTCGCTGGCCAAGCAAAATGACCTGCCAGTCAAAAAAGTGGAGGCCTGGTTCCGGCACCGGAGGGCCCAGGACCGTCCCAGACTGATGAAGAAGTTCTGTGAGGCAAG ctGGAGATTTACATTCTATTTCACATCATTCTTCTCTGGGCTGGCTCTTCTGTATGAT AAGCCTTGGTTTTGGGACCACACCGTGTGCTGGCTGAGCTTTCCACAGCAG CCTCTCCTGCCTGCACTGGGCTGGTTCTACCTGTTGGAGCTCTCTTTCTACTGCTCACTGGTTGCCACCCTGCCTTTTGATGTGAAGAGGAAG GACTTCAAGGAACAGATCATCCACCACATCGCCACCATCACCCTGATCTTTGTCTCCTACTGTGCCAACCTTATACGGTTTGGGATGATAGTCATGCTGGTCCATGATGCCTCTGATTATATTTTAGAG CACATACTATTACTTTGTGACAAAATTTCAGATGTTCCTCCTAAGCTGTCTGATAAATGCTTTCCTGATGATCCTGCAGTTGTTGCACATTTTTTGGTCCTATCTAATCCTCCAGATGGTCTTCGGTGTCATCCTCCATGGTGCG aaaagaaaagatgcaagaaGTGA
- the LOC106044958 gene encoding ceramide synthase 4-like isoform X2 produces MGLLEEFWHHKYWLPPGATWEDMKESADIHYPKPQDLLLCIPGALILIIIRYIFERTIALPLGRRLGVSNRPRPKAQPNATLEDFYNLVGRTPKEGDLISLAKQNDLPVKKVEAWFRHRRAQDRPRLMKKFCEASWRFTFYFTSFFSGLALLYDKPWFWDHTVCWLSFPQQPLLPALGWFYLLELSFYCSLVATLPFDVKRKDFKEQIIHHIATITLIFVSYCANLIRFGMIVMLVHDASDYILELAKMLHYMKWKWVCEAVFVVFAVVFISSRLVIFPLMSLPPQSEGNCSSPLILLKTWCDSSSK; encoded by the exons ATGGGACTGTTAGAGGAGTTCTGGCACCACAAGTACTGGCTGCCACCTGGAGCTACCTGGGAAGACATGAAGGAGTCTGCTGACATTCACTACCCAAAGCCTCAGGACCTCTTGCTCTGCATCCCTGGTGCCCTGATCCTGATCATTATCCGATACATCTTTGAAAG AACCATAGCTCTACccctgggcaggaggctgggtgtGAGCAACAGGCCGAGGCCCAAAGCTCAGCCCAATGCCACACTGGAAGACTTCTACAATCTGGTGGGCAGGACCCCAAAGGAG GGGGACCTGATCTCGCTGGCCAAGCAAAATGACCTGCCAGTCAAAAAAGTGGAGGCCTGGTTCCGGCACCGGAGGGCCCAGGACCGTCCCAGACTGATGAAGAAGTTCTGTGAGGCAAG ctGGAGATTTACATTCTATTTCACATCATTCTTCTCTGGGCTGGCTCTTCTGTATGAT AAGCCTTGGTTTTGGGACCACACCGTGTGCTGGCTGAGCTTTCCACAGCAG CCTCTCCTGCCTGCACTGGGCTGGTTCTACCTGTTGGAGCTCTCTTTCTACTGCTCACTGGTTGCCACCCTGCCTTTTGATGTGAAGAGGAAG GACTTCAAGGAACAGATCATCCACCACATCGCCACCATCACCCTGATCTTTGTCTCCTACTGTGCCAACCTTATACGGTTTGGGATGATAGTCATGCTGGTCCATGATGCCTCTGATTATATTTTAGAG CTGGCCAAGATGCTCCATTACATGAAATGGAAGTGGGTCTGTGAAGCagtctttgttgtttttgctgtggTGTTCATCAGTTCCCGGCTTGTCATTTTCCCGTTAAT GTCACTCCCACCACAGTCTGAGGGTAATTGTTCATCTCCTCTAATCCTGCTCAAGACCTGGTGTGACTCTTCCAGCAAGTAG